A genomic segment from Streptosporangium roseum DSM 43021 encodes:
- a CDS encoding cupin domain-containing protein codes for MSYPPPQYFADHGTAGATYRPAGTEPDLTIGVKSRVGYLATGATTAGRFGLYRWDMAAIPNGPGAHFHRTISESFFILEGTVSLYSGERWLDAAPGDFLYVPPGGVHAFSNDSGAPASMLVMFTPGAPREAYFEELAEIVASGRQLTQEEWTELYARHDQYEAL; via the coding sequence ATGTCCTATCCACCGCCGCAGTACTTCGCCGATCACGGCACCGCCGGCGCGACCTACCGGCCTGCCGGCACGGAGCCGGACCTCACGATCGGGGTCAAGTCCCGGGTCGGCTATCTCGCGACCGGAGCGACGACCGCGGGCCGGTTCGGTCTGTACCGCTGGGACATGGCCGCGATCCCGAACGGGCCCGGCGCCCATTTCCACCGGACCATCTCCGAGTCGTTCTTCATCCTGGAGGGCACCGTCTCGCTGTACAGCGGGGAACGGTGGCTGGATGCCGCACCGGGCGACTTCCTGTATGTGCCGCCGGGCGGGGTGCACGCCTTCAGCAACGACTCGGGCGCACCCGCGTCGATGTTGGTGATGTTCACACCGGGAGCGCCTCGGGAGGCGTACTTCGAGGAGCTCGCCGAGATCGTCGCCTCCGGCCGTCAGCTCACGCAGGAGGAGTGGACCGAGCTGTATGCCCGCCACGACCAATACGAGGCGCTGTGA
- a CDS encoding sigma-70 family RNA polymerase sigma factor, giving the protein MDLLERHRTALTGYCYRMLGSPFEAEDAVQETLVRAWRSLDRFDEGRAPLRSWLYAIATNVCLDMLRGAQRRARAIDLGPSVQAGPDLGAPLPESAFVQPVPDGRVLPFGGDPAELAAQRDTIRLAFVAALQRLPPRQRAVLILRDVLCCRADEVARLLDTTVASVTSALQRARATLRAASADPGEPYLPMDQAQRRLLSRYCDAFERYDVEAMVALLHEDAVTSMPPFLWWLRGRAAIRRLLLAAGRPCAGARLVPTTANGSPAFAQYRPTGPGGRLEPFALVVLTLSDRLIVEVTTYLDTDRLFPLFGLPDALEAGTAS; this is encoded by the coding sequence ATGGACCTGCTGGAGCGGCACCGGACCGCCCTGACCGGCTACTGCTACCGGATGCTCGGCTCGCCCTTCGAGGCGGAGGACGCCGTGCAGGAGACCCTGGTGCGCGCCTGGCGGAGTCTCGACCGGTTCGACGAGGGCCGGGCGCCGCTGCGGTCGTGGCTCTACGCCATCGCCACCAACGTCTGCCTCGACATGCTGCGGGGCGCGCAGCGCCGGGCGCGGGCGATCGATCTCGGCCCGTCCGTGCAGGCCGGTCCCGACCTCGGCGCGCCGCTCCCGGAGAGCGCTTTCGTCCAGCCGGTCCCGGACGGCCGCGTGCTGCCCTTCGGCGGCGATCCGGCGGAGCTGGCCGCGCAGCGCGACACGATCCGCCTGGCGTTCGTCGCCGCGCTGCAACGTCTACCGCCCCGTCAGCGGGCGGTGCTGATCCTGCGCGACGTGCTGTGCTGCAGGGCCGACGAGGTCGCCCGGCTGCTGGACACCACTGTCGCGTCCGTCACCAGCGCGCTGCAGCGCGCCCGGGCGACGCTGAGGGCCGCCTCCGCCGACCCGGGCGAGCCGTACCTTCCGATGGACCAGGCGCAGCGGCGTCTGCTCTCCCGGTACTGCGACGCCTTCGAGCGGTACGACGTCGAGGCCATGGTGGCGCTGCTGCACGAGGATGCCGTCACGTCCATGCCGCCGTTCCTGTGGTGGCTGCGTGGACGGGCCGCGATCCGCCGGCTGCTGCTCGCGGCCGGGCGGCCCTGCGCGGGCGCGCGCCTGGTGCCGACCACGGCCAACGGCTCGCCCGCGTTCGCGCAGTACCGGCCGACCGGACCGGGTGGCAGGCTGGAGCCGTTCGCACTCGTGGTCCTCACACTCTCGGACCGGCTGATCGTCGAGGTGACGACCTACCTCGACACCGACCGGCTGTTCCCGCTGTTCGGCCTGCCCGACGCCCTGGAGGCCGGGACGGCGTCCTGA
- a CDS encoding alpha/beta fold hydrolase translates to MADYADVNGARMWYDERGEGEPLVLLHGGFSDSRDFDGNLGALAGRFRLLLPERRGHGHTADVPGPITAEVMAQDTIAFLDKVVDGPVRLAGYSAGAIVALRVAVRRPDLVDRLVLISGAFDARGMIIRPSAEGPLPPPLVAAYAEVSPDGAGHLPVVVAKIVRAVAEERGLAPADLCAVTCPALVMTADDDIVTLEHTLELYRGLPDARLAVIPGASHLLLHEKPELCTGLVADFLTTGPTPTWMPVRRAGIGPSQG, encoded by the coding sequence ATGGCGGACTACGCGGATGTGAACGGCGCGCGCATGTGGTACGACGAGCGCGGCGAAGGAGAGCCGCTGGTGCTGCTGCACGGCGGTTTCTCCGACAGCAGGGACTTCGACGGCAACCTCGGCGCGCTGGCCGGCCGCTTCCGGCTGCTGCTGCCCGAGCGCCGCGGCCACGGCCACACCGCCGACGTGCCGGGGCCGATCACTGCCGAGGTGATGGCGCAGGACACCATCGCGTTCCTGGACAAGGTCGTCGACGGGCCGGTACGGCTGGCCGGCTACAGCGCCGGTGCGATCGTGGCGCTGCGGGTGGCCGTACGCCGTCCCGACCTGGTCGACCGGCTCGTCCTGATCAGCGGCGCCTTCGACGCGCGAGGAATGATCATTCGGCCCTCCGCCGAGGGTCCGCTGCCCCCGCCCCTGGTCGCCGCCTACGCGGAGGTGTCGCCCGACGGCGCCGGTCATCTCCCGGTCGTGGTGGCCAAGATCGTGCGGGCGGTGGCCGAGGAACGCGGCCTGGCGCCGGCTGATCTCTGTGCCGTGACCTGCCCGGCGCTGGTCATGACCGCCGACGACGACATCGTGACGTTGGAGCACACGCTGGAGCTGTATCGGGGCCTCCCCGACGCCCGGCTGGCCGTCATTCCCGGCGCCTCCCACCTCCTCCTCCACGAGAAGCCCGAACTGTGCACCGGGCTGGTCGCCGACTTCCTGACCACCGGTCCCACGCCCACCTGGATGCCTGTCCGCCGCGCCGGGATCGGCCCTTCACAGGGCTGA
- a CDS encoding cellulase family glycosylhydrolase: protein MRAASSRVARLAASAVAAGLAFTPVTGNAHDPATAAAAQTSLVVTAKQQSWVFRDGDGREVTLRGFNVSGSAKLYENSLLPFRSTADAARSAQAMRDLTGANVIRFLISWEGVQPSPSTIDHAYLDKAVEQIRAFTGRGIRVLVDYHQDLYSSYLFNQGSWYTGDGAPEWVIKAGNYPKESCGVCFLWGQNMQTNEAVRRAAYDFWRDRRISTAEGEVGVQEAFLRQATAAMTHIRQRLPEQEFASVIGFDPFNEPFDGGLSGKSGLEWEKTYLMPFYQRFRAAMDAAGWAAKPAFVEPLAFWNTGFFEEGGLTTVGALGTRYVFNSHFYDGARMTVDPSPASDGVYDAAMNEIRDRARTLTTAPFVSEFGYKLSGSGSDRTPWMVRAMYQAMDSGVPGKSWWQAADAGGDVLSSTQWHWDAYSGRHHELMNRNPAKVRTEGDGWNDEDFSVVAADTSGALATRLDQAMLDRLYPSAVAGDVLAFAYEDLARSGYGGAGQQRAWLAVPSSMPGIAALVKDRRFGVLVWREPATAPSAPTELHLPASFTAATTVVVGDVATRAGLPASGPAAIATETGSSVAHRLLLRPSGAAPGTVHTALVVGAATGPAVTPAQLAAAAAELAAWKNQRFPTCAITQCS, encoded by the coding sequence ATGCGAGCAGCATCGTCCCGCGTGGCACGCCTGGCCGCCTCCGCTGTGGCCGCCGGCCTGGCGTTCACCCCGGTAACCGGCAACGCTCATGACCCCGCGACCGCAGCCGCGGCCCAGACCTCGCTGGTCGTCACGGCCAAGCAGCAGAGCTGGGTCTTCCGCGACGGCGACGGCCGGGAGGTGACACTGCGCGGGTTCAACGTGTCCGGCAGTGCCAAGCTGTACGAGAACTCGTTGCTGCCGTTCCGCAGCACCGCCGACGCTGCGCGCTCGGCCCAGGCCATGCGCGACCTCACCGGCGCGAACGTGATCCGCTTCCTCATCAGCTGGGAAGGCGTGCAGCCGTCCCCCTCCACCATCGACCACGCCTACCTCGACAAGGCCGTCGAGCAGATCCGCGCGTTCACCGGCCGGGGGATCCGCGTCCTGGTCGACTACCACCAGGACCTGTACTCCTCGTACCTGTTCAACCAGGGCAGCTGGTACACCGGTGACGGCGCGCCGGAATGGGTGATCAAGGCCGGGAACTACCCCAAGGAGTCCTGCGGTGTCTGCTTCCTGTGGGGGCAGAACATGCAGACCAACGAGGCCGTCCGCCGGGCCGCCTACGACTTCTGGCGGGACCGGCGCATCAGCACGGCCGAGGGCGAGGTCGGCGTCCAGGAGGCCTTCCTGCGGCAGGCGACTGCCGCCATGACCCACATCAGGCAGCGGCTGCCGGAGCAGGAGTTCGCCTCCGTCATCGGGTTCGACCCCTTCAACGAACCCTTCGACGGCGGTCTTTCCGGAAAGAGCGGCCTGGAGTGGGAGAAGACCTACCTGATGCCCTTCTACCAGCGGTTCCGCGCCGCCATGGACGCCGCGGGATGGGCGGCCAAGCCCGCCTTCGTCGAACCCCTGGCCTTCTGGAACACCGGCTTCTTCGAGGAGGGCGGGCTCACCACGGTCGGCGCCCTCGGCACCCGCTACGTCTTCAACAGCCACTTCTACGACGGTGCCCGCATGACGGTAGACCCGTCGCCGGCCTCCGACGGGGTGTACGACGCGGCGATGAACGAGATCCGCGACCGGGCCCGCACGCTGACCACCGCGCCTTTCGTCTCGGAGTTCGGCTACAAACTGTCGGGCAGCGGCAGCGACCGCACGCCATGGATGGTCCGGGCCATGTACCAGGCCATGGACTCCGGGGTCCCCGGGAAGAGCTGGTGGCAGGCCGCCGACGCCGGAGGAGACGTGCTGTCCTCGACCCAGTGGCACTGGGACGCCTACAGCGGCCGGCACCACGAGCTGATGAACCGCAACCCCGCCAAGGTGAGGACCGAGGGCGACGGCTGGAACGACGAGGACTTCTCCGTGGTCGCCGCGGACACGTCGGGCGCCCTGGCGACCCGGCTGGACCAGGCGATGCTGGACCGCCTCTACCCCTCCGCGGTCGCCGGTGACGTGCTGGCCTTCGCCTACGAGGACCTCGCCCGGTCCGGCTACGGCGGTGCCGGGCAGCAGCGGGCCTGGCTGGCCGTACCGTCCTCCATGCCGGGCATCGCCGCGCTGGTCAAGGACCGGCGTTTCGGCGTCCTGGTCTGGCGCGAACCCGCTACGGCCCCGAGCGCCCCGACCGAGCTGCACCTGCCGGCCTCCTTCACCGCCGCGACCACCGTCGTGGTCGGTGACGTGGCCACCCGGGCGGGCCTGCCCGCCTCCGGGCCGGCGGCGATCGCGACGGAGACCGGCTCGTCCGTCGCCCACCGCCTGCTGCTGAGGCCGTCCGGCGCGGCGCCGGGCACCGTGCACACCGCCCTGGTGGTCGGCGCGGCCACCGGCCCCGCCGTCACCCCCGCTCAGCTGGCGGCCGCCGCCGCCGAGCTGGCCGCCTGGAAGAACCAGCGCTTCCCCACCTGCGCCATCACGCAGTGTTCTTGA
- a CDS encoding sensor histidine kinase, translating to MRRPLRSRLRRIADVAVPLVIGLYLTALVVDNSTGHAAALTIFGMLAGAAQGTALWWRRSHPVPVMAIALAGGLVVHLLAPQGIFPFAGLVAIGSLAATRPPRVSVPALAGLLGLTALNFLTAATGDAQFAMAFPVVAWALGEAVRNRRAAVEEASRRAAGEEQARIARELHDVIAHSVSVIVVQAAAADDVFDERPDQARAALRSIESAGREALGELRRLLAAVRPDADGESPHPRPGLDRLGELVEPLRAAGLKVAVRREGIDSAGPLPAGVDLSAYRIAQEALTNTLRHAGAGHAQVTVRASSGVLELEVLDDGRGAASTGNSAGRGIAGMRERAAMLGGTLDAGTRPGGGFRVHARLPLREAR from the coding sequence GTGCGCCGTCCGCTCCGCAGCAGGCTCCGGCGGATCGCCGACGTCGCGGTCCCGCTCGTCATCGGGCTGTATCTGACCGCCCTGGTGGTGGACAACTCGACCGGGCATGCGGCGGCGCTGACGATCTTCGGGATGCTTGCCGGCGCGGCGCAGGGCACGGCGCTGTGGTGGCGGCGCTCCCATCCGGTGCCGGTGATGGCGATCGCACTCGCCGGCGGGCTCGTCGTCCACCTCCTCGCGCCGCAGGGAATCTTCCCGTTCGCGGGCCTGGTCGCGATCGGCTCGCTGGCAGCCACCCGGCCGCCCCGCGTGTCGGTGCCCGCGCTGGCGGGGCTGCTCGGCCTCACGGCCCTGAACTTCCTCACCGCCGCCACCGGCGACGCGCAGTTCGCGATGGCGTTTCCGGTGGTGGCCTGGGCGCTGGGCGAGGCCGTACGCAACCGGCGCGCGGCGGTCGAGGAGGCGTCACGCCGGGCGGCCGGCGAGGAACAGGCCCGGATCGCGCGCGAGCTGCACGACGTCATCGCGCACAGCGTCTCGGTCATCGTGGTGCAGGCCGCCGCCGCCGACGACGTCTTCGACGAGCGCCCGGACCAGGCACGTGCGGCGTTGCGCTCGATCGAGTCGGCCGGCCGCGAAGCACTCGGGGAGCTGCGCCGGCTGCTGGCGGCGGTACGACCGGACGCGGACGGCGAGTCACCGCACCCGCGGCCCGGACTCGACCGCCTCGGGGAGCTCGTGGAGCCGCTGCGCGCCGCCGGTCTGAAGGTCGCGGTACGGCGGGAGGGCATCGACTCCGCCGGCCCGCTACCGGCGGGGGTGGACCTTTCCGCCTACCGGATCGCGCAGGAGGCGCTCACCAACACGTTGCGCCACGCCGGCGCCGGTCACGCGCAGGTGACCGTCCGCGCCTCCTCGGGAGTGCTGGAGCTGGAGGTCCTCGACGACGGCCGCGGTGCGGCGAGCACGGGGAACAGCGCTGGACGTGGGATCGCGGGGATGCGCGAGCGTGCCGCGATGCTCGGCGGCACGCTCGATGCCGGAACGCGGCCCGGCGGCGGGTTCCGGGTCCACGCGCGGCTGCCGTTGCGGGAGGCGCGGTGA
- a CDS encoding response regulator, giving the protein MSVRVLVADDQALVRGGFRMILEARADLEVVGEAGDGREAVALVERLRPDVVLMDVRMPDVDGLEATRRIVASGSPARVVILTTYDVDEAVFAALRAGASAFLLKDVRPAELVEAVRVVARGDALLAPSVTRRLLDRFASVLPDPAGPPADLGRLSEREVEVLRLVALALSNAEIAERLVLTEATVKTHVSAVLRKLGLRDRVQAVVLAYDVGLVRPRSI; this is encoded by the coding sequence GTGAGCGTCCGCGTGCTCGTGGCCGATGACCAGGCGCTGGTCCGCGGCGGCTTCCGGATGATCCTGGAGGCCAGGGCCGACCTCGAAGTGGTGGGCGAGGCCGGCGACGGCCGCGAGGCGGTGGCGCTGGTCGAGAGGTTGCGACCCGATGTGGTGCTGATGGACGTGCGGATGCCCGACGTCGACGGCCTGGAGGCGACCCGGCGGATCGTCGCCTCCGGCAGCCCGGCCCGCGTCGTCATCTTGACCACCTACGACGTCGACGAGGCGGTGTTCGCCGCCCTGCGCGCCGGGGCGAGCGCCTTCCTGCTCAAGGACGTACGGCCCGCCGAGCTGGTGGAGGCGGTCCGGGTGGTCGCGCGCGGCGACGCGCTGCTGGCGCCGTCGGTCACCCGCAGGCTGCTCGACCGCTTCGCCTCCGTCCTGCCCGATCCCGCCGGGCCGCCGGCCGACCTCGGCCGGTTGAGCGAACGGGAGGTCGAGGTGCTGCGGTTGGTCGCGCTCGCGCTGTCCAATGCGGAGATCGCCGAGCGCCTGGTGCTCACCGAGGCCACGGTCAAGACGCACGTGTCCGCGGTGCTGCGCAAGTTGGGTCTGCGTGACCGGGTGCAGGCCGTCGTGCTGGCCTACGATGTCGGGCTGGTACGGCCGCGCTCCATCTGA
- a CDS encoding ROK family protein, whose product MTVLAVDIGGTKFAAAAIGAGGEIRARAEVALPGSRPTEETPAQVISRITGNVMRAGLTSHAGTD is encoded by the coding sequence GTGACCGTCCTGGCCGTCGACATCGGCGGCACCAAGTTCGCCGCGGCGGCGATCGGCGCCGGCGGTGAGATCCGGGCTCGCGCCGAGGTGGCGCTGCCGGGCTCCCGTCCGACGGAGGAGACACCGGCGCAGGTGATCTCCAGGATCACCGGCAACGTCATGCGCGCGGGCCTGACGTCACATGCCGGGACGGACTGA